The Euphorbia lathyris chromosome 2, ddEupLath1.1, whole genome shotgun sequence genome includes a window with the following:
- the LOC136219796 gene encoding ATP-dependent (S)-NAD(P)H-hydrate dehydratase isoform X1 — protein MLIKHGMNQLSSLNSSRNWSLAASSAVLRRQQFLIRSLGAGGVSSRMQESNPLGGMNSEVDALNILRAITPTLDPAKHKGQAGKIAVIGGCREYTGAPYFAAISALKIGADLSHVFCTKDAAPVIKSYSPELIVHPILEESYSIRDGDENHISAKVVGEVDKWMERFDCLVVGPGLGRDPFLLGCVSEIMKRARQSNVPIVVDGDGLFLVTNSLELVSGYPLAVLTPNVNEFKRLVQKVLNCEVNDEDAHEQLLTLAKRIGGVTILRKGKSDLITDGEIVKSVCIYGSPRRCGGQGDILSGSVAVFLAWARQHILASEGNLSIRNPTMLGCIAGSALLRKAASLAFEKKKRSTLTGDIIECLGRSLEDICPVL, from the exons ATGTTAATTAAACATGGCATGAATCAGCTATCTTCGCTAAACAGTTCAAGAAATTGGTCTCTAGCAGCTTCTTCGGCTGTTTTAAGAAGGCAGCAATTCTTAATAAGGTCTCTTGGAGCTGGAGGAGTTAGCAGCAGAATGCAAGAATCAAACCCTTTGGGTGGTATGAATTCGGAGGTTGATGCCCTCAATATTTTGAGGGCAATTACTCCAACTCTTGACCCTGCTAAACATAAAGGCCAGGCAG GGAAAATTGCTGTTATTGGTGGATGTAGGGAGTATACTGGTGCTCCTTATTTTGCTGCTATTTCAGCATtgaaaatt GGAGCGGATTTGTCCCATGTTTTTTGTACCAAAGATGCTGCTCCTGTTATCAAAAGCTATAGTCCTGAGTTGATTGTGCATCCTATACTGGAAGAATCTTATAGCATCCG GGATGGGGATGAAAACCACATATCAGCGAAAGTAGTCGGCGAGGTTGATAAGTGGATGGAGAGATTTGATTGTCTTGTGGTTGGCCCTGGTCTTGGAAGGGATCCGTTTCTTCTG GGCTGTGTAAGTGAAATAATGAAGCGTGCAAGACAATCAAATGTTCCAATTGTTGTAGATGGG GATGGACTCTTTCTTGTAACGAACAGTCTCGAACTTGTTAGTGGTTATCCCTTGGCTGTGTTGACGCCCAATGTGAATGAATTCAAGCGCCTGGTTCAAAAAGTTCTGAATTGTGAAGTAAATGATGAAGATGCTCATGAACAATTACTTACTCTTGCCAAAAG GATTGGTGGTGTAACCATTTTAAGAAAAGGGAAGTCTGACCTCATCACCGATGGTGAAATAG TCAAATCAGTGTGCATCTACGGTTCACCTAGGCGTTGCGGGGGCCAGGGTGACATTCTTTCTGGGAG TGTTGCGGTATTTCTAGCTTGGGCACGCCAACATATCTTAGCTTCTGAAGGGAATTTAAG TATCAGAAATCCAACAATGTTGGGGTGTATTGCTGGGTCGGCTTTGTTGAGGAAGGCTGCTTCACTTGCTtttgagaagaagaaaagatCAACTCTCACTGGTGATATCATTGAGTGCTTAGGAAGGAG TTTGGAGGATATATGTCCAGTGCTTTGA
- the LOC136219796 gene encoding ATP-dependent (S)-NAD(P)H-hydrate dehydratase isoform X2: protein MQESNPLGGMNSEVDALNILRAITPTLDPAKHKGQAGKIAVIGGCREYTGAPYFAAISALKIGADLSHVFCTKDAAPVIKSYSPELIVHPILEESYSIRDGDENHISAKVVGEVDKWMERFDCLVVGPGLGRDPFLLGCVSEIMKRARQSNVPIVVDGDGLFLVTNSLELVSGYPLAVLTPNVNEFKRLVQKVLNCEVNDEDAHEQLLTLAKRIGGVTILRKGKSDLITDGEIVKSVCIYGSPRRCGGQGDILSGSVAVFLAWARQHILASEGNLSIRNPTMLGCIAGSALLRKAASLAFEKKKRSTLTGDIIECLGRSLEDICPVL from the exons ATGCAAGAATCAAACCCTTTGGGTGGTATGAATTCGGAGGTTGATGCCCTCAATATTTTGAGGGCAATTACTCCAACTCTTGACCCTGCTAAACATAAAGGCCAGGCAG GGAAAATTGCTGTTATTGGTGGATGTAGGGAGTATACTGGTGCTCCTTATTTTGCTGCTATTTCAGCATtgaaaatt GGAGCGGATTTGTCCCATGTTTTTTGTACCAAAGATGCTGCTCCTGTTATCAAAAGCTATAGTCCTGAGTTGATTGTGCATCCTATACTGGAAGAATCTTATAGCATCCG GGATGGGGATGAAAACCACATATCAGCGAAAGTAGTCGGCGAGGTTGATAAGTGGATGGAGAGATTTGATTGTCTTGTGGTTGGCCCTGGTCTTGGAAGGGATCCGTTTCTTCTG GGCTGTGTAAGTGAAATAATGAAGCGTGCAAGACAATCAAATGTTCCAATTGTTGTAGATGGG GATGGACTCTTTCTTGTAACGAACAGTCTCGAACTTGTTAGTGGTTATCCCTTGGCTGTGTTGACGCCCAATGTGAATGAATTCAAGCGCCTGGTTCAAAAAGTTCTGAATTGTGAAGTAAATGATGAAGATGCTCATGAACAATTACTTACTCTTGCCAAAAG GATTGGTGGTGTAACCATTTTAAGAAAAGGGAAGTCTGACCTCATCACCGATGGTGAAATAG TCAAATCAGTGTGCATCTACGGTTCACCTAGGCGTTGCGGGGGCCAGGGTGACATTCTTTCTGGGAG TGTTGCGGTATTTCTAGCTTGGGCACGCCAACATATCTTAGCTTCTGAAGGGAATTTAAG TATCAGAAATCCAACAATGTTGGGGTGTATTGCTGGGTCGGCTTTGTTGAGGAAGGCTGCTTCACTTGCTtttgagaagaagaaaagatCAACTCTCACTGGTGATATCATTGAGTGCTTAGGAAGGAG TTTGGAGGATATATGTCCAGTGCTTTGA
- the LOC136219797 gene encoding nuclear transcription factor Y subunit C-9-like translates to MDHQGHKQPSPGSGVPVSYGISSYQPNHMMGPSPTGPPLQSPPQAAGVPASQAQLAQHQLAYQQMHQQLQQQLQNFWANQYQDIEQTSDFKNHSLPLARIKKIMKADEDVRMISAEAPVIFARACEMFILELTLRSWNHTEENKRRTLQKNDIAAAITRTDIFDFLVDIVPREDIRDEVLASVSRGSLPAGGPPETIPYYYMPPQVAPPGTTIGRPAVDQALYGQHSRPYVAQPMWPQHPPADS, encoded by the coding sequence ATGGATCATCAAGGGCATAAACAACCTTCTCCAGGCAGTGGAGTTCCTGTTTCATATGGCATATCTTCATATCAGCCTAACCACATGATGGGACCTTCCCCGACCGGACCACCACTTCAATCTCCACCTCAGGCAGCTGGAGTCCCTGCATCTCAAGCTCAGCTTGCACAGCACCAACTTGCTTATCAGCAAATGCACCAGCAACTCCAGCAACAACTCCAGAATTTCTGGGCTAATCAGTACCAAGATATCGAACAGACTTCCGATTTCAAGAACCACAGCCTCCCGTTGGCTCGGATTAAGAAGATCATGAAGGCAGATGAGGATGTAAGGATGATATCTGCTGAAGCTCCGGTCATATTCGCCAGGGCCTGCGAGATGTTCATTCTCGAATTGACATTACGGTCCTGGAATCACACTGAGGAGAACAAAAGGAGGACACTCCAGAAGAATGACATTGCTGCTGCAATTACAAGGACTGATATCTTCGACTTTCTAGTCGATATAGTGCCGAGGGAGGACATAAGAGATGAAGTGCTAGCATCTGTATCAAGAGGAAGTCTTCCAGCCGGAGGCCCTCCGGAAACTATCCCTTACTATTATATGCCGCCGCAGGTAGCTCCTCCGGGCACGACTATAGGTAGGCCTGCGGTGGATCAAGCTCTTTACGGACAACATTCTCGCCCTTATGTTGCACAGCCAATGTGGCCACAGCACCCACCTGCAGACTCTTGA